TTTGCTTGGAGACGATAATGTACCCAGGCATAGACTGTTCCATAAGTCAGTTCTAAATTATACTCTGTTTTTAACCATTCCACAATTTCCCCGTAGCTTTTGAAAGGCGCTCCTGTTGCCAAGCGTTCTTTAAGTCCTGCTAATGCCTCAACAGTCAAGTGTGGTACTTGTCCGGGGGCTTTTTTTACCAACAATAATTCTGATATTCCACCCCGTCGATACTTTTGTAACCACCGGCTTATCGTAGATTTGTCTCTACCCAAACGATGCGCTAATTCTTGCTGCTCCTGTACTTGCCCTGTTTTTAACCACCATAATACTTGTATTCGTTCTTTCTGACTCGCTGTACGAGTATTTTTTAGTTGTTTTTCTAAAAATTCTGCACTTTCTTCAATTGTGATTTTTAAAAGACGAGCCATAAAACGCACCATAAACGCTATCTTTCTATTATATGCAACTTCACATAAAATTGGTAT
This is a stretch of genomic DNA from Blastocatellia bacterium. It encodes these proteins:
- a CDS encoding helix-turn-helix domain-containing protein translates to IPILCEVAYNRKIAFMVRFMARLLKITIEESAEFLEKQLKNTRTASQKERIQVLWWLKTGQVQEQQELAHRLGRDKSTISRWLQKYRRGGISELLLVKKAPGQVPHLTVEALAGLKERLATGAPFKSYGEIVEWLKTEYNLELTYGTVYAWVHYRLQAKLKVPRPQSALQDLQAVELFKKTSFQQY